A region of the Larimichthys crocea isolate SSNF chromosome XVIII, L_crocea_2.0, whole genome shotgun sequence genome:
CCTGTTCAGCAGTGGGCTCCCTGACATACACAACCTCCACCTCTGAGTCCTCATCCGACCCTGCACTGCCTCCTTCTGTCTGAGGCGGCCCTATGACAGACACGACACAAGAACAATACAGGTCAGGTGGGGAAAGGAACTGCtgagaaaagcagaaattaaGCCGCTTTATTCTCTTTATGAACACAGCTGTtagttccacacacacacaaacacacaaaaaaagaagtcatgCACAGCAAAAATGAATAGCATGCATTTGATTTACAAATGAGTGAGACACGTTGCAGTAAGAGAATAGCTCTGTGTGCAGACAtccctctgtgtttctgatttTATTCAACACCGATCCACTACTTACTGTTGGACGCATGATACTGTAGCACTAATGCCTGAACTTTGACTCCAATTAGGCATTGCCGAGGTGCACATCACAGACAAATGCCAGACTAGACGGGGAATTGCATTTCACGCTGTTGCTACACATCCTGCACTAAAAATGGCACGTGTGACGTTTGCACAGAGGGAACGCTCTTCGTGGAATCTTCTCAGCTCACCTTTCAGGAGACATTAACTTTTACTGATGTGTCTGCTGTTGCTATGCAGAACTCCAGCTTGATTCTGTCTATTTATTAATGAAGTGTAACTGGTCATTAATTGTTACAAAATTCAAATACAGTTATTACACTAACACATTCCTATTTAAGCATCCCAACATTGGTAAATGTCgcattttttatgtatatacacactAAACCTTTAATCTCCTATGAACTGTGAACACAGTGTGAGATCTTCTGATTGTCCTTTAAGCGAGATTCAAGATGTTAAAACAAATTCTCTTTGTTGTGTGGAAAAGTGTTAAGACGAAATTGACAGTCAGCATTtttacaaagtacaaaaaataaataaaatcaagcagctatttaaaataaagggttaataaataaataaataaataataaaagagctTCTTTGATTGAACTAAACTGACCCTTAAGTCAGACTTGCTTTTTACTTTAActgttttaaaacagttttcctTGACCCAGATCAATCATATATAGAAAATAGGTCATATTTTGTGCAGTGTTGTACAATCTCTTCCTCACACAGGTGCTACTGAATTTGTACAATAAAAACTGCATCTCCACACACTGGACATGCAACAGATTAGCGTAAATGGTTTTCTTTCCACTCCGTGCATCCAGGTTATTTCTTTCTAGTAGTAAGGGCTAGCCAGGTGACAGCTGAGAAGTgttaacacacactgtagtgaTTAGAGTACCTGGGGGTTCAAATTGGGTGGTTGATGTGCTGGTCCAAAAAGCCATTGGGTTATCTTTGAAAAGCCTAAAATCCAGCCCTAAAGGATGATGGGTTGTTGGGCGAAGAGAAACTAATTGTGAGGCTGGTATCATAATCAGAAAACAAGGCCAAAAGTCTTGAAAGGAAAGCGTGAAATACGAGTGCGAGTTGAATGAACTGTGATCAAACACGTGCAGCGTGTTCACTAAAACCTACTGTTGATAATTTATGTACAGGTTTACTTAAGGTACAGAATAATATAAGGaagcaacaaaatgaaacaaagtatATATATAGTGGCTACATGGGGAGGTGATGGGACATCAGTGATTTCCTAAAATTTCTTGTCCTAGAAAAGTTTAGGTATATGGCTAATAAGGTCTTGACTAGGTCAACTTAAGATGATGGAGCAATGAGTGCGGATGAAACAAGACAATGGAGTAAAACTCAAATGAACAGAACCAGTTGTGATGGAAATTAATCAATTTCTTTACCTCTCTCTGGGATTTTGAATGCAGGCGCTGCAGGTGAAGCCTTGGCAGGACGTCCAGAATCTTTGGCTTTCAAGCTGGATGCAGACTCCTCAGACTCAGAGTGAGATTTTGGAGAACCAAAAAACCTCTGAAGGCTATCAGAGCCAAAGACAAACTTTGGGGGTGACACTACTGTcttgggttgggttgggttggcTGGACTCGGAGACCCAGCTGCACATGGCTTACCATCGGTGGAAAGCTCTGTGCGTTCCTTTGTGGTCTCTTCAAGAACAGCGATGGCTGCCTTTCCACATACAGTTGGAGCAGTCTGAGCAGATCCTGTGGGTCCACTGTCTTGGGGTGTGGTGACCCGAGGTGTCACTGGAGTCAtcagtttcttgttttcttgtgcAACTTTGGCCTCTTCAAAGActtgtttgaatgtgtttgcaGTGTCCTGCAACTTGAATCTCACAGCCAGCTGCTCAATATTACCCTCTCCTGCTTCAGCAAAGTCAAAGGCACTCCAGACCCAGGCCTTTTCGGCACCCTTCATAGGTTCAAGCTTCATGACAGATGTGATCCAGTGGTTGGCACATATCTTAAGGACCTGGTCTCTCCTCATTATCAACCTGACTCGTTTGGTGTCATAATTCTGCAAGATCTTGAGGTCTCCGATGCCCCTTTCCTTCCACTGACCCAGAGCCTTATCATAGCGATACAATTTGGCCCTGTGACTGAAGACCACCTGTTCATTCTCCTCTCCTGTAGAAATCTCCACCAGGTCAGGCAAGGGGACTACAGGTTCAAAGTACTGGCCATCCCTCTCCTCATCCTGGGTTACATCCTGCTCATCATCAGTGCCCACTGAGGCCCTACTCTGGTTTAGCTTAGCAGGAGACTTGGAGGGGCTGATGCCTGGTtggaagctgaagctgaagccgCCAGTGGATTCTCCAAAACGGAAAAGGTTTTTCCTCAGTGGACTACTGGCAATGGGAGATGCATAAACTGATGAGTCGGCAGTGTCATCTAAAGCCTCTTCTCTTAAGTCGTAGTTATCCCACTCCAAGGTGGGGCCGGTGGTCTCACCGTGTGGCTTGATTACAAGGCTTGAAACATTGCTTGTAATGTCTGCCTGGCTGTCATCATCTTTGATCTTAGTTTTCTCATCCGTCAAAAAGAATTTCAGGTCTTTCAAACCAGACTTCATTTCCTCTGCTTTCTGTATGAGGCGTGCTGTTCTGCCTGAGTCAACAAGCTTGTGGGGGGTTTGTAGGGGGATGTCCAAGAGAAGTCTTTGACACTCTTCGAACTTCTGCTTAAACTCCTCAGCAAGCTCTGGGCTTTTAAACTTTGCAGCCAGCTGTTCAAGTTTAGCATCGCCATCAGAGAAGTCATTGGCCAACCATATCCATGCCTTGTCTGAGCCTGCCAGGGGCTTCAGATTCATGGTGGTGGTGATCCAGTGGTTGGCGCACACCTTCAGAACTTGCTCTCTTCTCATCAGCACCCTTAGCCTGCCATTGGTGCTGTTCTTCAGGAATTTAAGAACTCCCACACCACGCTCTTTCCACTGACTGGTGCCTGAGTCAAATCTGAACAGTTTGACACGCTGAGAATAAAGCACTTGTTCATCCTCCTCCCCTGTTACTAAGTCCACCTTCTCAGGCATCTGGACCACTGGTTCAAACTGAATGTCGTCATTTTCCTCCGTTTTGTACATGTCATCGTCCTCCGGCTCATTTGAGGCATCCTTCTTGGTGGGGGTTGCCTCTAATGATGAGAACAACTGCTCACCGGCTCTAGAAAAACCTTTGAAATTTGGGTCACTCTGGCCAAACTGGAAATCTCCTCCAGAGGACTTTGCCAAGTCTGCAAAGCTGAATGTATTGGGTTTAACAGCAATTATTGGATTTTGATCTTCTTCTGTTTGGGCCACGGAGGGTGTGggcacattttctttctccttgtGTTTGTCAGCTATGCTTTTCAGAAAACTGGAAGCTGACCCTGATGGAGGTGCTTGAGTATCAGTTGAGGGGGTTTCTTTTGCAGGCTCCTGAATGCCAAACTTGAAGCCACCAGCTGGAATGGGCATTGAGAAAGAGAAGGGTGAAGAACTTGTGGTATTAGATCCAGACTGAGGAGCTTCAAACTTGAAAGAGGCCGCTGAGCTTTTATCTTTGCTTTGACCAAACTGAAAACCGCTTCCAGTTTCAAAAGGCATTGTGAATCCAGTTGCGGTAGGCTGGCTTGATGAATTCTTTGTTCCAAAGCTAAAGCTAAATGAAGAGGCTGAGGGAGCAGTGCTAGTTGTGCTTTTAGCATTTGGATTTGGTGTCTGACAGGACACACACTGATTGGCAGAGGCATCGTTTCTCACCAGACAAGTGTCACAATCCCATTCTCCAGCCTTCTTGGCAAACATGGCTCCTAAAGTGTCACGTTGTGcatgacaggaaacacattCAACAGCTGTTGCATCATTTCTGACCAGGCAGGCATTGCAGTCCCACATGCCATCCTTTTTTACAAAATCTGCCCCAAATCCTGACACTGCAGGCTGATTTGATGCCACGGGAACCTTCTCTGTTGATTTAGCTGCAGGGTTGGGGGTTTGACAGGCAACACATTTGTCAGCAGAGGCTTCATTTCTCAGTGCGCATGTATCACAGTCCCACTGCCCCGGCTTCTTGGCAAACTGGGCACCAAACCCAGAATCAACAGCAGATACAGAGGGTGCATCAGGTACATGAGCAGCTGGTGCCGTTTGTGCCGTCACAGTTGTTTTAGGGCCTGCTTTAAGACCGTTACAAGAAATACAGCTGTCTGCAGAGGACTCATTTCTTGTATAACATGTGTTACAGTCCCATTGCCCTGGCTTCTTGCCAAACTGAGCCCCAAAGCCAGAACCAAATGCACTGGTCACTGTGTCAGCAGGCTTTGAGGCACTGGTGCCAAATGTAAATGACGAAGGTATAGAAGCTCCAAAAGCACCAAATCCAGTAAACGTAGAGCCAGAACTACTGGGTTTTGACGCATCAGTTCCAAATTTGAAAGTAAAAGGACTGGCTTTGGTTTCACCAGTAGCCTGAATATCTGGCTTGGATGAAGCGTTGGGATTGGCAGTTTGACAAGCGGCACACTGCATATCCGTGGGTTTATTTCTTACATAGCACACAGTGCAGTCCCATTCCCCTGCTTTGGCTGCAAACTGGGCTGCCAGTGATTCAGGAACTTTTAcagtttcctctttctcctcctgtcgTTTGTCCTTTTCTGGGGATTTGAGCACAATTTTCTGGGCTTCCTCGAATTTAGCTTTAAATAGTGATGCTTCATCTACTGTTTTGAAGCGGATGGCCAGCTGTTCGGGCTTAGGTTCTTCATCCGCATAATCAATGGCATTCCAGACCCAGGACTTGTCTGAGCCGGCATTCGGTTTCAGAAGCATATCGGCAGTGATGTAGTGATTGGCACAAATCTTAAGGACTTGTTCCCTTCTCATTAAGAGGCGGACCTTCCCTTTTGTGCTGTGTCTTAGGATTTTAACATTGCCAATGCCCCGCTCCTTCCactcttttgtttctgtgtcaaaTCGATATAGCTTTGCCCTGTTGcaaaacatttcctcctcttcctcctcacctgtTTTCACATCTACTTTATCAGGAAGGGGTACAATGGGTTCAAAGTGTGgaccatcctcatcctcctcaacATGAGTGCTGTCATTGTCGCTCTCTACtgctctttcctcctctgctgcagactTTGCAACACCAAATTTAAATGGCTGGTCCACCTTTCCAAATAGACTTCCAGTGTTGACTGTGTTCTGCGTGGaatcaacaaaagaaaagccagaaatatttttattgccAAAGGTGAAGATGCCTGTTTGGCTTTGGGGCTGCTCGTGGGCTGCAGGCTTGTCTGGAACGGTGTCAGTTTTAGTGGGAATGTCTGATGTAAGAAGACCAAGCAGACTTTCGCTGTGCTTGGCCTGAGAGGCTGAGAAAGTGAAATCTCCATCATTGGATTTGAAGTTGGAGTTGAATTTAAAAGCATTTGAGGGTGTTGACTGAGCAACTGCCCCTGCTCCAAAACTAGGCACTTTGGGGACTTCAGCAGGTGCCTGCTGGCTGAAGGAGAGCTTCCCAGGCTTGCCCTCGATGCTCTTTGGTGGCTGAACGGGGACTACAGACGGCTTGGTAAAGTAGCCAGGTTCAGGCAGGGGAGGGTTAGTCGTTTGTTGGGTTACACTCTGGCCATAATATTCCTCACTATATGGGGAAAGTAGGCTTGTGGCTGGCGATTCAAACCGAAGAGGGGCACCAAAGACCTGTTCTTGAGGAGGGTAAATGCAGGCTGGGGCTGTTTGCAATGGAGGTGTATGAGTGGGCTGCTGGTAGGCATACATGTGCTGCTGAGGTGGCATACGGTTCATACCATACATTGGGCCctttgtaaaaacagaaaaaagaaatatatatcaGTCAATATATTTAGAACAAGTTTATATCTGTGAACTATTGTTAAACAGTGATAGTTACCTTGGTGGGGGTTAcatttgctgctgtgtgcagGAGATACTGAGAGTTATAAGCAGGAGATTGGTTGTAGTACACAGAGGGGCCTGTTGTggcaacttaaaaaaaaaaagaaaaaaaaagaagaaagaaataatgataatgttaatacttttttttaaaaatgtgtccaaTACTTgcagacaaaaatatgaaactacaaaCGCTCTGGTAGTGTAGTGTTCTGACCTGTTAGGGGGGCCCCATGATAAGACTGAACTGGGGTAAAAGGCTCCTGTAGACCCTCGGCTCCATAGCTCTCTCCATACATTTTGTGATGAGGGGAACCTGCGTTCCCTGAAGAGTTGTGTCTCAGATCATGGACCTCATTCTGCAAAAACAAGGAGCTTAATATGAAGTGACTCATATCTGCGTCATTCACATGCTAATTATGTAAAATCATCAATTGCAGGGAGTACCAGGCCTTTAATACACTTAATCATATTTAAGCAATTCTGATCTGCTACCATGTATTTTACTGCTAAAAACTCACACAACCATACTATATCCAGCACTCTGCTACTCCTTTTAAACTTAATTATGTTTCTTATTCACCAATTTATTCCTTCAAAAACAGATCCAATGTGAAATCATgtgaaattgaattaaaaagaaaaaagaaagatgtttaATACATTATCCTGACCTTGAGGGCTTCAACTTGCTGACACAGCATCTGGAGAAGACTTTTCTGGTCCTCGACCCAGTGAGGTGGTGTCTTGGGAGAAATctgagggtaaaaaaaaaaaaagacaaaaataaatttaagTCATGAATTTGTACTGTGAACCGATATCTCTATGATAAATACAAGGAAACATTTAGTATATACAACCCCAATTTAAAAAGTTGGGCTGACCCCCGCCTGAGGAATTCCAGGTCATAGGCATTCAATGTTTGTTTCCAACCTTGCCTCTTGTATGCAGAGATTactctggattctctgaatcttttaataaGATTGTGGAATGTAGACGGTGAAATGCCCAAATTTCTTGCACTTGTGCATAGAGAAACACTGTTCCATTTACCCAGACATCCTTGCTTGTGAATGACTAATCCTTTCAAAGATTTCCTGTTTCATACTCAAACATACACAATCACCTGTTACCAATTACACTGTTTACCTGTGGAGTGATCCAGACaggtgttttttaaacattacacAGCTTTACTGGTCATTTGATGGTCTTGtacaataatgtttttttagttagaacaaatatcttgtctttgtacCATATTCAATTTCCTACAGCATCCCAACATGACAAAGAAATTTTAGATGGTCTTCTGAATGAGAATTAATAACCTGAACCCACCAGGTGTCTTttggagggagagatgaggcTTTTGTTCGGGGAGGGAGTGGAAAACTTGATGTGGGATATGGTGGCAGAGGTTTCTGTGGGATGAGCAGGGCTGGAGTGGGCTGGTCCTCTTCGGCCCggttcctccttctcttcttcttcatccatGGCCTCACCACTCTCTCCCAGCTGCTGGTTCACATCATTCAGAAGGTCCACAATGTCCTCCATAGAAACAGgcagctgaaaacaaatgtaataaacgCTTACATCGCTGCACAACTTTGTAAATGATATCACCAATTGAATCTTCAGTTTGCTTACAGATAGGAGAATTGGAACTTACCTTCTCGATGTCATCTGCATTAGCATTATAGATCTTTGACAAATACGTCCTGAATTTTCTCAGAAATGTTATGCATCTATCTTGGGTCTCCTCAACCCCGTTGCTGGCCTCCTCTGATAGCCGCTGGTAGATCTGCCatagaaacacagcagaaatagcAAAAGCATTTACGCATATGATGCATCAATCAGATATCACATGTTGGCTGACAGGGTCCTCCTCTTGTGTTGTCCTAGAGTGCTGCCTTGGTATGGACTTCTTCTGAGCTGCTAACTTTGGAAgatgcagtaaaaaaacaaacatcttacTGTCAGACAAAGCAGGAGTGACTAACCTTTAAAATGAAACCTTCTTTGGTCTTTAGTTGTCTTGCATTACTGAACACATACAGCTCAAGACCTCAAGGACAATGAATGCTCATGTGGTCAAAACTTCCAAAAAGGAGCAAGatattcattaattaatcaattattatTGGCGAAGCACTATTTCTGCTTTGTAAAAGAACTGACAGAGCACTAGTTGGCATGAAGGGGAATAAACTGGCTCTGAAAACTAAAaccaaaaatcatttttgttcagcCATTGGCTTTAGCTTAACTGTGACAATGAAAGAAGAACTTATTCCTGTTATGTTGTGTGTACAACTTACCTGTGCCAAATGCCAGATGGATGACATGTTATTGATGGTTTCCAACGTAGCGATAGCCTCCTCTGTCTTGCCCTCAATGTCAAGGAGAGCCGCATACGCTATGTTTGCTTCGTCTTCGTATCCCCTAACAGAAGAAATCTGAGAAGGAATACGGACATGCATCAATACAAGCAAACATTCTTCTGTACATCTGTCACTTTGCAAAGTCCTCATTGTAAACACATATGCATATATTTACTACGCTGGCTTCAGTGGGAACCCCAAATCTTAAAGATCTACCATACAACCCACAGAAACACTTAcgaatttaaaaaaagtcaaaaaaactATTGATTATGTTCTTAAGCAAAATCAAAAATACTTAATCATAAATTATTCAAAActaataaaacttttttaatgaCGTGCATTCACCTTAACGTAATTTCTTGGTAAAGCCAAAAGTCTTAACAATGTTAGATTCGGGACTACAATGCTCGGGACAAAGTGCGTCCATCCATCACCAagattttatataataaaagcaaacaaagagtGGTATTAACCTGAATATCCTTGGATTGAAAGTGCATGAAGAGGGGCTCAAGTGGTTCTGGTATACTGCGTCTGTTTTTGATCTTGTCCAACAGAGGACGTACAACTTTCCAGTAGTGGACACTGCGGCTGATGTATTCCTTCTGGTCGTAGTACGAGTTCACTCCATCACCCTGGGTtattaaacatgcaaacagttGAACATCAAGCAGGGAAGGACAGGCAACGTTAACAAGgtaagacaaacacactgactgaagtCTTCTGCAGTCAGACAAGCAGCATGTGTGGCTGTTTGGACGTTTTGATATTAATCACGTTTAACAGTCGCAGAGTAAGTGACAGAAAGGAGCAGGTGGAAAGGCATGTGTCTCTGTGCAGGATCTGGCAAGGTGCTGAGTTATTTAAGTGCTATT
Encoded here:
- the ranbp2 gene encoding E3 SUMO-protein ligase RanBP2 isoform X1 — translated: MRRSKVEVDRYVSSVQSSSPSLKEKPVKGFLFAKLYFEAKEYELAKRHVSEYLKVQERDPKAHKFLGQLYEREGDLNKAIGCYKRSVDLNPAQRDLVLKVAELLVSKEECDSRAEFWVEKAAKLLPGNPAIFNLKERLLSRQGQQGWNRLFDLLQAELAARPADAHVNLKLVQLFCQDGRLEEAVKHCLAAEKRGVLNHSLDWYTIVLRTLQEYLAQPSVSSNEKMCRRLQRELLLAHCSLLRITLSQSSVQPSLDALRGFDEAMQTLSSVAARHMDDLWEVFVEMRGHLYMHAATLLLKLAQDRQQTWRAVIDLAALCYLLAYQVPRPKPKVTKRDQSAPQPLELLANSRQSQAGHMLLNLSTDSSTLIREVVEAFGNRSGQDSLFELLFGPQASAASSFIANDDIHSVNTTAPELSQLAKWDAGSILLHGGNLQHLSWLGLQWTLLAQRPALRDWLQQLFPRLTLETSKLDTNTPESICLLDLEVFLYGVVFCSHCQLQETAKLSSGVNQQQQQQLYEPRCLPLPLIRLLTTDRQREWWDAVYSLIHKQAAPGTSAKLRMIVQHGLSTLRAGEKNGLQPALAIHWAQCLSQTGDGVNSYYDQKEYISRSVHYWKVVRPLLDKIKNRRSIPEPLEPLFMHFQSKDIQISSVRGYEDEANIAYAALLDIEGKTEEAIATLETINNMSSIWHLAQIYQRLSEEASNGVEETQDRCITFLRKFRTYLSKIYNANADDIEKLPVSMEDIVDLLNDVNQQLGESGEAMDEEEEKEEPGRRGPAHSSPAHPTETSATISHIKFSTPSPNKSLISPSKRHLISPKTPPHWVEDQKSLLQMLCQQVEALKNEVHDLRHNSSGNAGSPHHKMYGESYGAEGLQEPFTPVQSYHGAPLTVATTGPSVYYNQSPAYNSQYLLHTAANVTPTKGPMYGMNRMPPQQHMYAYQQPTHTPPLQTAPACIYPPQEQVFGAPLRFESPATSLLSPYSEEYYGQSVTQQTTNPPLPEPGYFTKPSVVPVQPPKSIEGKPGKLSFSQQAPAEVPKVPSFGAGAVAQSTPSNAFKFNSNFKSNDGDFTFSASQAKHSESLLGLLTSDIPTKTDTVPDKPAAHEQPQSQTGIFTFGNKNISGFSFVDSTQNTVNTGSLFGKVDQPFKFGVAKSAAEEERAVESDNDSTHVEEDEDGPHFEPIVPLPDKVDVKTGEEEEEEMFCNRAKLYRFDTETKEWKERGIGNVKILRHSTKGKVRLLMRREQVLKICANHYITADMLLKPNAGSDKSWVWNAIDYADEEPKPEQLAIRFKTVDEASLFKAKFEEAQKIVLKSPEKDKRQEEKEETVKVPESLAAQFAAKAGEWDCTVCYVRNKPTDMQCAACQTANPNASSKPDIQATGETKASPFTFKFGTDASKPSSSGSTFTGFGAFGASIPSSFTFGTSASKPADTVTSAFGSGFGAQFGKKPGQWDCNTCYTRNESSADSCISCNGLKAGPKTTVTAQTAPAAHVPDAPSVSAVDSGFGAQFAKKPGQWDCDTCALRNEASADKCVACQTPNPAAKSTEKVPVASNQPAVSGFGADFVKKDGMWDCNACLVRNDATAVECVSCHAQRDTLGAMFAKKAGEWDCDTCLVRNDASANQCVSCQTPNPNAKSTTSTAPSASSFSFSFGTKNSSSQPTATGFTMPFETGSGFQFGQSKDKSSAASFKFEAPQSGSNTTSSSPFSFSMPIPAGGFKFGIQEPAKETPSTDTQAPPSGSASSFLKSIADKHKEKENVPTPSVAQTEEDQNPIIAVKPNTFSFADLAKSSGGDFQFGQSDPNFKGFSRAGEQLFSSLEATPTKKDASNEPEDDDMYKTEENDDIQFEPVVQMPEKVDLVTGEEDEQVLYSQRVKLFRFDSGTSQWKERGVGVLKFLKNSTNGRLRVLMRREQVLKVCANHWITTTMNLKPLAGSDKAWIWLANDFSDGDAKLEQLAAKFKSPELAEEFKQKFEECQRLLLDIPLQTPHKLVDSGRTARLIQKAEEMKSGLKDLKFFLTDEKTKIKDDDSQADITSNVSSLVIKPHGETTGPTLEWDNYDLREEALDDTADSSVYASPIASSPLRKNLFRFGESTGGFSFSFQPGISPSKSPAKLNQSRASVGTDDEQDVTQDEERDGQYFEPVVPLPDLVEISTGEENEQVVFSHRAKLYRYDKALGQWKERGIGDLKILQNYDTKRVRLIMRRDQVLKICANHWITSVMKLEPMKGAEKAWVWSAFDFAEAGEGNIEQLAVRFKLQDTANTFKQVFEEAKVAQENKKLMTPVTPRVTTPQDSGPTGSAQTAPTVCGKAAIAVLEETTKERTELSTDGKPCAAGSPSPANPTQPKTVVSPPKFVFGSDSLQRFFGSPKSHSESEESASSLKAKDSGRPAKASPAAPAFKIPERGLDFRLFKDNPMAFWTSTSTTQFEPPGPPQTEGGSAGSDEDSEVEVVYVREPTAEQAALARKLLLPLTFFCYKNEPGYTSNDETDDEDYESAVRALNGKLYLDPPEKKAAACGGDESDCQVVWEKKPTPEEEEKAKSLQLPPTFFCGLSTTDSDPDHDKPEDFETEVRKAQQDLDAQLNQADKASSSDATATEEPTSSLASGSADADGSVEAEGSTSTSKEQTSDQPAETPSEAPRSSSPIDLSTKKCPEPESNFGTAAAAPTATTAAGLTVTTAASTATTAFTATAPFTAMTAASTATTAFTATTAFTATTTASQDTSNFGFNASGGFSFADLAQNTEGFAFGSKDSNFSWANAGATVFGSAVASAPKNNGNEEGSDEEDAPNNVDIHFEPIVSLPEVETKSGEEDEEILFKERAKLYRWDRDLGQWKERGIGDIKILFHPVKRFYRILMRREQVLRVCANHTISPTMELQPMNASANALIWTATDYSDGTGVVEQLAAKFKTPEIAESFKKTFCGCQSRIGNTGDDASSSFTQQMSRVQEHSRDTNPRVFLKVAADGETLGTITIELFSHIVPKTAENFRALCTGEKGFGLLNSIFHRVIPSFMCQGGDITNSDGTGGKSIYGSQFEDENFDVRHTGPGILSMANRGRDTNNSQFFITLKKAEHLDFKHVAFGWVLNGMDVVLQMGELGTKGGPPTKKLVVTDCGQL